The Saccharopolyspora gloriosae genome has a segment encoding these proteins:
- a CDS encoding dienelactone hydrolase family protein, producing MARNAKKALEELAHRGPHEVLHGDLALVGLPGIVCTPRSGRGLPAVAFGHGWLQSPRRYAGLLRHLASWGIVAAAPGTQRGPLASHRMLASDLRTALDICTGVRLGDGKISVDEHKLAAAGHALGGGSAILAAADDPRIRAVATFAVTETMPSALAAAHRVTVPGLHLTGGKDLLAPSVANAEPIAASWGGPVQLRDLPKASHLGFTEGRHWTELVLDGKPEYRTQRTARALLTAFLLRTLNNDKRGEALLDNDFSGATIDQNHTRTAKQLTA from the coding sequence ATGGCGCGGAATGCCAAGAAGGCGTTGGAAGAACTGGCCCACCGGGGACCGCACGAGGTGCTGCACGGAGACCTCGCACTTGTCGGCCTGCCCGGCATCGTGTGCACCCCGCGCAGCGGCCGCGGCCTGCCCGCCGTCGCGTTCGGCCACGGGTGGCTGCAATCGCCGCGCCGGTACGCGGGGCTGCTGCGGCACCTCGCGTCCTGGGGCATCGTCGCCGCGGCTCCCGGTACTCAGCGCGGACCGCTGGCCTCGCACCGGATGCTGGCCTCCGACCTGCGCACCGCCCTCGACATCTGCACCGGAGTGCGCCTCGGCGACGGCAAGATCAGCGTGGACGAGCACAAGCTCGCCGCCGCCGGGCATGCGCTGGGCGGCGGCAGCGCCATCCTCGCGGCCGCCGACGACCCGCGGATCCGTGCGGTGGCGACGTTCGCGGTGACCGAGACGATGCCGTCCGCGCTTGCCGCCGCGCACCGCGTCACGGTGCCCGGACTGCACCTCACCGGTGGCAAGGACCTGCTGGCCCCGTCCGTCGCGAACGCCGAACCGATCGCGGCCTCCTGGGGCGGACCGGTGCAGCTGCGCGACCTGCCCAAGGCCAGCCACCTCGGGTTCACCGAGGGCAGGCACTGGACGGAACTGGTGCTCGACGGCAAGCCCGAGTACCGCACCCAGCGCACCGCCCGCGCGCTGCTCACCGCGTTCCTGCTGCGCACCCTCAACAACGACAAGCGCGGCGAAGCACTGCTGGACAACGACTTCTCCGGCGCCACCATCGACCAGAACCACACCCGGACGGCCAAGCAGCTCACGGCCTGA
- the rpsI gene encoding 30S ribosomal protein S9, protein MTTPEPEETPVIETVGEDVVENIGENFAETAEADVEVDVDNDGEDAPQEFAPIPSGRAVQTVGRRKEAIVRVRLTSGSGGFKLNGKALEDYFPNKVHQQIVKEPLVLVERAEGFDVHANLNGGGPSGQAGALRMAIARALIELEADDRPALKKAGMLTRDPREKERKKYGLKKARKAPQYSKR, encoded by the coding sequence GTGACCACTCCTGAGCCGGAAGAGACTCCGGTTATCGAGACCGTCGGCGAAGACGTCGTCGAGAACATCGGCGAGAACTTCGCCGAAACCGCTGAGGCGGACGTCGAGGTCGACGTGGACAACGACGGCGAAGACGCTCCTCAGGAGTTCGCGCCGATCCCGTCCGGCCGCGCCGTGCAGACCGTCGGCCGCCGCAAGGAGGCCATCGTCCGCGTGCGCCTGACCTCCGGCAGCGGTGGGTTCAAGCTCAACGGCAAGGCGCTGGAAGACTACTTCCCGAACAAGGTGCACCAGCAGATCGTGAAGGAACCGCTGGTTCTCGTGGAGCGCGCCGAAGGCTTCGACGTGCACGCGAACCTCAACGGCGGTGGCCCCTCCGGTCAGGCCGGTGCGCTGCGCATGGCCATCGCGCGTGCGCTCATCGAGCTCGAAGCCGATGACCGCCCGGCGCTGAAGAAGGCCGGCATGCTCACCCGCGACCCGCGGGAGAAGGAGCGCAAGAAGTACGGCCTCAAGAAGGCCCGCAAGGCTCCTCAGTACAGCAAGCGCTGA
- the rplM gene encoding 50S ribosomal protein L13: MRTYSPKAGEVTRAWHVIDAEDVVLGRLSTQAALLLRGKHKPTYAPHLDTGDFVVIVNAEKVALTGKKRDQAFHYRHSGFPGGLRKQSLGEVLDSKHPERVLEKAIQGMLPKNKLGRAMGKKLKVYAGPEHPHEAQNPQPYQINAKVEK; this comes from the coding sequence GTGCGCACGTACAGCCCTAAGGCCGGCGAGGTGACCCGCGCCTGGCATGTCATCGACGCCGAGGACGTGGTGCTCGGTCGGCTGTCCACCCAGGCCGCCCTGCTGCTGCGCGGCAAGCACAAGCCGACTTACGCCCCGCACCTCGACACCGGCGACTTCGTCGTCATCGTCAACGCTGAGAAGGTGGCGCTGACCGGCAAGAAGCGCGACCAGGCGTTCCACTACCGGCACAGCGGTTTCCCGGGCGGCCTGCGCAAGCAGTCCCTGGGCGAGGTTCTGGACTCGAAGCACCCCGAGCGGGTGCTGGAGAAGGCCATTCAGGGCATGCTGCCGAAGAACAAGCTCGGCCGTGCCATGGGCAAGAAGCTCAAGGTCTACGCAGGCCCGGAGCACCCGCACGAGGCCCAGAACCCGCAGCCGTACCAGATCAACGCGAAGGTCGAGAAGTGA
- a CDS encoding type VII secretion target, whose amino-acid sequence MAGFGTNSGELVAAASSIRGTADPVRDEHGKKIADLGLGAGDFGRVHEQAFGGYEEAMAKLSKCVTSMADAMDDFSQKLEQTGQGYDWSDADAAETVGKSGSN is encoded by the coding sequence ATGGCAGGTTTCGGGACGAACTCGGGGGAGTTGGTCGCCGCCGCGAGCAGCATCAGGGGCACGGCGGACCCGGTGCGCGACGAGCACGGCAAGAAGATCGCCGACCTGGGCCTGGGGGCCGGGGACTTCGGCCGGGTTCATGAGCAGGCGTTCGGCGGTTACGAGGAAGCGATGGCCAAGCTGTCGAAGTGCGTCACGTCGATGGCCGATGCGATGGACGACTTCTCCCAGAAGCTGGAGCAGACGGGCCAGGGCTATGACTGGTCCGACGCGGACGCGGCGGAGACCGTCGGCAAGTCGGGGAGCAACTGA
- the glmM gene encoding phosphoglucosamine mutase, whose product MSRLFGTDGVRGLANSDLTPELALSVAAAAARVLYDRDDSRRRVALVGRDPRASGEMLEAAVTAGLTSAGMDVLRVGVLPTPAVAYLVGELGADIGVMISASHNPMPDNGIKLFAAGGHKLPDAVEDEIAARLHEDVQRPTGSHVGRVRDVPDSVQRYVDHLLVATPQRLDGIRVVVDCANGAASSAGPEAYRRAGADVVALHADPDGLNINDGVGSTHLDKVRAAVLEHGADLGIAHDGDADRCLAVDAGGAAVDGDQILAILAVAMKEAGELADETLVATVMSNLGLHLAMRDHGVKLRTTKVGDRYVLEELRAGGFSLGGEQSGHVVLPGHATTGDGVLTALRLMGRMAATGEPLATLATTMTRLPQVLVNVRVVDRTQAVSAPSVAEAVAAAEAELGEEGRVLLRPSGTEQLVRVMVEAPSEDVADLIARRLAEVVAAIR is encoded by the coding sequence ATGTCCCGGCTGTTCGGCACCGACGGAGTGCGTGGCCTCGCGAACTCGGACCTGACGCCGGAACTGGCGTTGTCCGTGGCGGCCGCGGCGGCCCGCGTCCTCTACGACCGGGACGACTCGCGTCGCCGGGTGGCGCTGGTGGGCCGTGATCCGCGGGCCAGCGGCGAGATGCTGGAGGCGGCGGTCACGGCGGGTCTGACCTCGGCGGGCATGGACGTGCTGCGGGTGGGCGTGCTGCCCACTCCCGCGGTGGCCTACCTGGTGGGCGAGCTGGGCGCGGACATCGGCGTGATGATCTCCGCCTCGCACAACCCGATGCCGGACAACGGGATCAAGCTGTTCGCCGCCGGTGGCCACAAGCTCCCGGACGCGGTCGAGGACGAAATCGCCGCGCGGCTCCACGAGGACGTGCAGCGGCCCACCGGATCCCACGTGGGCCGGGTGCGGGACGTGCCGGACTCGGTGCAGCGCTACGTGGATCACCTGCTGGTGGCGACGCCGCAGCGGCTGGACGGCATCCGGGTCGTGGTGGACTGCGCGAACGGCGCGGCCTCCAGCGCGGGACCGGAGGCGTACCGGCGGGCGGGTGCCGATGTGGTGGCGCTGCACGCCGACCCGGACGGGCTCAACATCAACGACGGCGTGGGTTCGACGCACCTGGACAAGGTGCGGGCGGCGGTGCTGGAGCACGGCGCCGACCTGGGCATCGCGCACGACGGTGACGCGGACCGCTGCCTGGCGGTGGACGCGGGCGGTGCGGCCGTCGACGGCGACCAGATCCTCGCGATCCTGGCCGTGGCGATGAAGGAGGCGGGCGAGCTCGCCGACGAGACCTTGGTCGCGACGGTGATGAGCAACCTGGGCCTGCACCTGGCGATGCGCGACCACGGCGTGAAGCTGCGCACCACGAAGGTCGGCGACCGCTACGTGCTGGAGGAACTGCGCGCTGGCGGGTTCTCGCTGGGCGGCGAGCAGTCCGGTCACGTGGTGCTGCCCGGCCACGCCACCACCGGCGACGGCGTGTTGACGGCGTTGCGCCTGATGGGTCGGATGGCCGCGACGGGCGAGCCGCTGGCGACGCTCGCCACCACCATGACCCGGTTGCCGCAGGTTCTGGTGAACGTGCGGGTCGTGGATCGGACGCAAGCGGTCTCGGCGCCGTCGGTGGCCGAAGCGGTCGCCGCGGCGGAGGCCGAGCTGGGCGAGGAGGGGCGCGTGTTGCTGCGCCCGTCCGGTACCGAGCAGCTCGTGCGGGTGATGGTCGAGGCGCCCAGCGAGGACGTCGCGGACCTGATCGCGCGGCGTCTGGCCGAAGTCGTTGCTGCTATCCGGTGA